In Alteromonas macleodii, the sequence GTTAATGGAAGAGGGGTACTACAACATTTACGGTCGTGTGGGCGTACGCACCGAGATGCCGGGGTGTTCACTTTGTATGGGTAACCAAGCAAGGGTAGACGCGGGCGCCACTGTGCTCTCAACATCAACCCGAAACTTCCCTAACCGTTTAGGTGATGGAGCGAATGTGTATCTAACCTCAGCAGAGCTTGCTGCGGTTGGCGCAATTGTGGGCCGCATTCCTACCGCTGAGGAATACATGGAATACGCCAGCAAAATTAACGCAATGTCGGGAGAAGTATTCCGCTACTTAAACTTCGACAAAATGCCTAGCTTTAAAAAGGCGGAAGAAGAAGCTAAGGCGCGCATTATTCCAACGTTGAATGTTGCTTAAAATAGTGTATAAACTACAAAGCCGGTTGCCTTAGTGGTGACCGGCTTTTTTTATGGCGAAAAGGAATGTCTAATGGGAAAATCTTTCTTTATTGTTGCTGCACTTGTATTAACCTTAGGGTGTGCAAAAGCGCAGGTAGACCCTGTATCGTCACTGAATTCAGTGGACTTCGAATCTATTACACTGGAGATAGGTGGCAAGCACTATGAAGTTGAGTATGCCAATACCTTTGAGCAACGCGCGCAGGGCCTTATGTTTCGCAAAGCCTTGTGCGAAGACTGCGGTATGTTTTTTAAGTTTTCTAGCCCCAAATTTGCGGGCATGTGGATGAAAAACACCTTTGTTCCCCTAGACGTAGCATTTATCGACAGAAATGGCGTAATAACGGATATAAAACCTCTCACTCCCCATAGTTTGGAGTCGGTCGGATCATCGAAAGAGGTACTTTACGCGTTGGAAATGAACCAAGGGTGGTTTGCCGAGAATAATATAAAAGTAGGCGACCAAATAACGATTGATTAACCGCGTAAAGCGCGGTTGCTGCTAGCGAAAAGCTAGTTTTATTCTGGAGTTAAATATAGTGACAAATGCCTTATCGATAGCTAAGTTCGGTGGAACTAGCGTAGCGAATTACGAAGTAATGCAAAACTGCGCCCGAATTGTTGCCGGTAATGAAAAAACACGCATTGTGGTAGTGAGTGCTTCAGCTGGGGTAACAAATCACCTTGTAAGCCTAGCTCATACACCAATGACGCAACAGCAAATTGAAGAAACCTGCCAAGCCATTGTGGATATAGAACACGCTATTCTAAATAAGCTTGATGACAAAGATGCAGTAGAGCCTAAACTTAACGATTTGCTAGAAGAAATGCGCAGCTTAGCATTTCACGAAGAAATCCTTCACCGCGATGATTTAAAAGATCAGCTGCTTTCTATGGGTGAGCGAATGTCATCATTGATGTTCTCATCAGTGCTTGCGGAGCAAGGCGTGAAAACCATGAACTTTGACGTTCGCAAAGTACTTCGTACTGACAGCGAATTCGGTGAAGGCGCGCCTCAAATAGAAGAGATTGAAAAACTTGCTAAGCAGCTGCTCGCGCCAGAAATCAAAGACGCTATTGTAGTTACACAAGGTTTTGTTGGTGCAGATGAAGAAGGCCGTACAACAACCCTTGGTCGTGGTGGCTCTGATTTTACGGCTGCACTACTTGCAGAAGCGCTTGATGCCGAATCGTGCGAGATTTGGACTGATGTAACGGGTGTGTACACGACTGACCCACGCATTACTCCGGCTGCCCATCCGTTACCTGAGCTCAGCTTTGAAGAAGCCGCGGAAATGGCTACTTTTGGTGCCAAGGTACTACACCCTGCCACTATGGAGCCTGCGCTTCGCAAAGACATTAAAGTGTTTGTAGGTTCAAGCAAAGAGCCAGAAAAGGGCGGTACATGGATTGTGCGTGATTGTGAGCACGAGCCTCCGTACCGTGCGATTACTCGCCGTAAAGAGCAAGTAATGGTGACAGTGAAAACTCCAAAGATGATGTACGCGCAAGGTTTCCTACAGCAGGTATTTGCTATCATCGCTAAGCATAAGCTGAGTGTCGATTTGGTCACCACTTCAGAAATCTCGGTATCTTTTACCCTTGATAACCCCGCGAACTCTGTAGCTCAGCGTTTGAATAAAGAGACCATTGCCGAACTTGAAACCATCTGTGACGTTAAAGTAGAAAAAGGTTACGACCTTGTCACCGTTGTAGGAAACAACATGCAAACGGCTATTGGGGTTTCAAGTAAGATTCTATCTGCGGTATCTGATTTTAACTTACGCATGATTTGCTTTGGCGCTAATCCGCACAACCTATCGTTTTTGGTTAACGAGACCGACAGTGATGACGTGGTTCGCAAGCTGCATTCGGCATTGTTTGAATAAGGACTAGATTTGCGTAAAGCGTAAAAAAAACGGTCGCCTCAAGGCGGCCGTTTTTGTTTTGAGGTAAGTACAAGTAGCTAGAGAGCTTCTACCGGAATAATAATTTCATGGCGCTTATTCCAAGGCAGAGTGAATGGAGAGTCGTAGCCCATGTAGCTTGGTGAACCCGCCGTTTCGATATTGTTTTCTTCCAATACTTTGTGCAGTTTACGGGTGTATTCCTCTTTATCACTATCGCTACTAAAGCCTGAATAGCGGATAGCCGCCACGGTTCTTTCCGACACGGCAACAAGAGATACATTATCGTTAGTGGGGGTAGGTGCACTTTGCATGTCATATTTACTGGGTAAGAAAAACATCATAGTTTCTGACGATACTTCAACCGGTGAGGTCATCGCAATTTCTTGTGAACGCTTGCCTATCTCAACTGGCGAAGTCATAGAAATGTCGCTATTCGTCTTGTTCTCACCAGAGATATAGTTAAAAAGTAGGTTAAAAGCCCCTGTATCTTCGGCTCCCTTAGACATTACGCCCACAGCTTGGTTGTAATGTCTGATTTCAATATCATCAGCCAGTGTTTTGATAACTGTGTAGGGCAGTGTTTCTGTATCTTTGTAATACGTTGGTTCAGACTGGCTCATGGTGGATATCAGTAAAGTAGCAATAAGAAGTGACAGGCGGTAAAAGTTAGCAAGCATAGAGTTTTTAAAGTTTGTTATTTGTACTGTTTCTACGTTAAAAAGCCGATTAATGGTCATTCTAGTGTTGCTAAGTGTTTTTGCCGCCCCAAGGGTAATTGCTGTTTATGCAACAGGCACAAAAAAGGGGCGTAAGCCCCTTTCATAAATAGCATGCAAGCAGTGCTTATACTTTAAACTGCCTGATAGACTGCTGTAGCTCTTCGGCAAGACGTGCTACTTCGTGGCTAGATTCAGAGGTTTGCTGTGCACCCGCTGTCGTCTCTTCAGCAATGCCTACAATGGTTTCAAGTTTTTCACTGATTTCTTGCGATACGGTATTTTGTTCACGGGCTGACTGCTCAATTTGAGAGCTAACATCATGGGCCTTGTGAACCGCATCGGTAATGATATCTAGCGCCTGCGTGGCTTTTTCGGTTTGTGCAACACAAGCCGCAGTCTGCTCTTTACCTTGGTCCATCACAGACACCGCTTTTTCAGCACCAGCTTGAAGAACTTCAATCATGGCGTTGATTTCTTGTGTCGACTCCTGTGTGCGACTCGCAAGGGTTCTTACTTCATCTGCAACGACCGCAAAGCCTCGGCCTTGCTCACCGGCACGAGCAGCTTCGATAGCGGCGTTCAATGCAAGTAAGTTAGTTTGGTCGGCAACACCGCGAATAACGTCAAGAATGCCACCAATGCTTGCGCTATCTTGGTGAAGCTTATTAATAACGTCGGCTGCTTCTTGAACATCCCGAGACAAGATTTCAATAGTGTTTTTGTTTTCCAGCGAGATCTGGCGAACATTTTCTGCTTCGGCATCAGCATGACGAATTTGGCTAAGCGTGTCTTCGGCATTTTGTACAACAAGCTGCGACGTTGAGTGCATTTCTGTTGTCGCCGTCGCGACTTGGCCAATTTGTGATTTCTGATCCTGAATTGAATGTGTGGTTTGTGCCGTCACGGCTGATGTTTGTTCCGACGCCGCAGCTAACTGCTCTGCGCGAACGTTAATGGCAGTAATCAGCTCTTTCAGGTTGCCAATTAGCGTATTACAGTTTCTTGCTAGTAGCCCAAACTCGTCTTGCGCTGAATCGTCTAGGCGATGAGTAAGGTCACCCGATGAAGCAACAGTAAGTAGTTCGTTTACGCGATAAAGCGGGCGTGTAATAGCACGAACGGTTACGTAGCCAATGAAGGCTGCTACGGCAATAGAGATGAGAACAACAACAATAACAAAGGTGTTACCTGTTGTAATGGCACCGTTCACCTGATTTTCTATATGAGATGCTTTCTTATCAGCAAGATTCAGCAGGTTTTCAAGTGCCACAACACCCTGTGCGATATTTGAATCTGATGCATTAAGTGCTTGTTCAGCATCGTTTCTGCGCTCTAAACGATCCACATGAAGCTGCACTACGCCGTCGTTAGCTTTTATGGCATTGATGGCGTCATTTACTAAGTCGTTAATATCATCAAGTGTACCTGAGTCATCACGACCGCCCGCTGCTTCAACCATTTCGCTTAGCTGGGTAACTACTTTTTCAACTACAAGGTCAACTTCGTTGCCAAGTGTCTGTGAGCGAACTAGCGTTTCAGTTTTGATATATTCATAAGAAACAGTAAGTAGCGAAAGAAGCGAAGTTTCAAGTTGACCACCAATCTCAGCAGCACGTCTGAGGTTAGGATCGCGCTGAACCGCGTCTAGGTCCGAAAAATCCAGAAGGTAGGTAGAGGCATCGTCTGCATTATCTTCAGCATCACCTAGTTTGTCTTGTATATTGTTGCGCAAGTCGAGGTACATTTGGTGATTTTTGTACATAGCCTCAACATTAGTGATATACGCATCATAAGATTCGCGAACACTGTTTAGCGTGTTTCTAAGCTCTGGCTCATTACTAACGGCCTGCGCTAGCTTATTGTACTCGTTTTCAAAGGTATCTTTGGCAGAGTCGAATGACGCTCTTTTGTCCTTAAGATCACTTAAATCTTCTTCGATATAGCTTTCGAAGGTAAGTCGACCCATATTTAGGAAGCTTGCTTTAAGTGCATTACTGCCTGCTACCGTGGGCAAAGCAACGTCATTTACTTCCTCTGTTGCAGAGCCTATGGAATTGAGGTTATAAAGTGAGACAACACTTATAACGATTAGAAGTGCGCTAATCGCTACAAATCCCCCGATTACGCGTGTGGCTACCGTTATTTTCATCGGAACTCCTGGATGAGTGTTTTTTATTTTTATCCCTAACGATATTACCCGCCTCAGCTAACAAAATATAGCACTTATAAAGTGACGCTTGCTTGAATGCTGAGCAGGTAACGAAACATCATCGTTACTTTTACAAGTAAGTGTATCGGCTACAAAGACTTAATGTTTATTTTATTTAGCACTTAAGTCTAATTGTTATTACTGGTACAACCAGTTAAGCCGGGAAAAGCGGGTTCTTTCTCAGATAAGTTTCGTATCTAAAGGCGTGTATACAATAATGATTTTATGCTGTAACGCTAATCAAAGCTGAGGTATCTAAATTCAACAGCGTCATACTTTGCCCCCACACGTAGCCAGTATCTAAACCAACAAATTGTGAGTTATTTGTATGACCTGATAGGGCGGCCCAGTGTCCGAAAATTACTCGCTGGCTAGTTGTGAGCTTTGTATTTTCTACTTCAAACCAAGGCTTTAAGGTGCTATTAGCAGTATTGGAAACTGTACTAGGATGAGACTTGTTGTCAAAGTCGAGGGTGCCATCTGTATGAACAAACCGCATGCGCGTACACGCATTTACAATAAAGCGCAGTCGCTCGTCCTCCTCAAGTTTATCTGACCACTTGTCGGGTGTATTACCGTACATCTTTGAAAGAAAAGTGGCGTAATCATCGGACTTGAGGATGTTGCTAACTTCATCACTAAGTGAAACGCAATCATCGATAGACCATTGAGGATAAAGACCAGCGTGAACCATTATTGATTGTTCGTTTAACTTCGTTGCCAGCGGGAACTGCCTTAACCAATCGACAAGTTCTGTTAAATCTGCCGCATTAAGTAGTGGCTCTAATTTGTCTGACTTTTTCGCTTTGCGAATACCGTTTACAACAGCAAGTAAGTGCAGGTCGTGATTACCTAAAACACTACTAAATTGGCTGCCAAGAGATTTCAGAAAACGCAATGTGCTTAGCGAATCTTCTCCTCTTGCAACCAAATCGCCGACAGCAAACAGCTTGTCGTTTGTCTCGTCAAATTCTACTTTATCCAATACGCGGCGAAGGCCGTCATAACAGCCTTGAATATCGCCAATGACGTAGGTATTACCTTTAGACATAAAACCCTTAATGAAGAATGCTTGGAATAGCTAGGCGAAATACGTTTATAGGAACGCGGAAGCGCTCGCCGCTTTCTAGTTCCATTACATAATAGCCTTCCATATTGCCAACTGGTGTGTCAATGACTGCGCCGCTCGTATAGTCAAAATGTTCACCCGCTTTCATTATAGGCTGTTTTCCTACCACTCCATCACCTTCTACTTCTGACGTTTTACCGTTAGCGTCGGTTATCTTCCAGTAGCGACTAAGCAGTTGTACGGTATGCTCGCTATTGTTTTCAATAGTAATGTGGTAGGCGAAAGCAAATTGCTTGGAATCTGAGGGAAGGTGCTCAGGAAGGTGACGGGTTTTCACCCGCACCTTTATATCAAGTACATCCATAGAGGAACTTACTGCTCTTGTTGGTGCTCTTTTGCCGATACAGCGTTAGCTATAGTGGCAAAGTCGTTAAGCGATAGCACTTCTGCGCGAGAAGTTGGATCTATCCCTAACTCACGGATTTCTTCCTCACTCAAGCTGTCTTTCAGTGAGTTACGAATAGTTTTTCGGCGTTGATTAAAAGCCTGTGCACAAACGCGCTCAAGCGTGTTTACTGATTCAACATCAACGGGTGGAGCTTGATGCGGAACTAGTTTTACAACAGCCGAGTCTACTTTCGGAGGTGGCTTGAAGGCACCTGGCGGAACATTCAAAACAGGGATCACGTGGCAATAATACTGGGCCATAACAGAAAGCCTGCCGTAGTTCTTAGAGCCAGGGCCCGCTGCTAGCCTGTTAACCACTTCTTTTTGAAGCATAAAGTGCATGTCTTCAATGCACTGAGCATGGTCAAAAAGGTGGAACATTAGCGGCGTTGAAATGTTGTAAGGCAAGTTACCAAATACACGAAGCTTCTTGTCTTTTACTGGCATTTCTTTGCATAGTGCGCCGAAATCCATCGTCATCGCGTCTTGTTCAATAACGGTTAGTTTTTCTCCGTTGAATGGGTGATGTCGCAGTCGTTTGGCAAGGTCGCGGTCAAGTTCAATAACCGTTAATGCGTCAACTTCTTCACAAACAGGGTCTGTTAATGCGCCTAAACCCGGCCCAATTTCTACCAGGTTTTGCTCATTTTTTGGCGCGATGGCTGCTACAATTTTACCTATCACGTAGTCATCGTGTAGGAAGTTCTGCCCGAATCGCTTTCTGGCCGTATGGCCTAAATGTGTTTTACTCATTGTTGATGATGTGCAAGCTCAATGGCTTTTTCCAATGCTTTTCTGAAACTACCGGCGTCGGCTTCACCAGTACCTGCTAAATCTAATGCAGTACCGTGATCTACTGAAGTGCGAACAAAAGGTAATCCTAATGTGATATTCACTGACGCCCCAAAACCCTTGTATTTTAGCACGGGTAAGCCTTGGTCGTGATACATAGCTAGCACAACATCGGCATTTTCTAGGTATTTAGGCTGAAATATGGTGTCAGCGGGCAGGGGACCGGTGATCTTAAGGCCTTCGTCTCTTAATTCATTCAGTGCTGGAACAATAGTGTGAATTTCTTCAGTACCAATATGGCCATCTTCACCCGCGTGCGGATTTAATCCGCATACGTAAATGTGGGGCTCATTGATGCCAAACTTTAGCTTCAGGTCAGTGTTTATAATATGGATAACTTTGTGTAGGCGCTCGCGGGTTATCGCTTTTGCCACGTATTCAAGAGGGATGTGAGTCGTAGCTAGCGCTACATTTAAACCTTCTGTAGCTAACAGCATAACCACATCAATGGTATTAGACTGGTAAGCGAAAAACTCAGTATGTCCGCTGAAGGACACCCCTGCTTTGTTAATGATACCTTTATGTACCGGGCCAGTTACAACAGCGTCAAAGTCACCGTCCATATTGGCCTGGCATGCTTGGCGTAAGGTTTCGACTACATAAAGCCCGTTCTCACTATCAAGCGTTCCGGGGATAACATCAGCAGTTTTGTCTATCTGCTTTATAAACAACGAACCCGCATCTTGTATCTGCGGGTTATTTGCATCGTAATCGATTAGTGTTAACGGAAGCCCTAAGGCGCTTGCTCGTGCTTTTAGCATGTCGCCATCGGCAAACACGACAAGCTGGGCTTGCCATGTTTCCTGGGCCAGTTTAATGATCAAATCTGGCCCGATACCTGCCGGTTCTCCCGGCGTTATTGCTATTTTAATTGGTGTGCTCATGAATAACTTATTATTAAGATTCGACAACTTCGACGTAAGCGGCATCACGCATCTCACGTAACCAGTTCTCGGTTTCTTCTGAAAATTTACGATTGAAAATAAGCTGAGAAGCTTTCTCTTCTTTGCGTTTATCCGTTGCGTCATCCATGCGACGGTCGTTAAGTTGAATCAAGTGCCAGCCGTGAACCGTGCGCACTGGGTCGCTGTATTCGCCAGGTTCAAGCTGTGATAATGCTTCTTTAAACTCAGGTACATAGTTACCTGGGTCAGACCAACCTAATTCTCCACCGCGAAGGGCCGAGCCCGGGTCTTCCGAATATTCTTTTGCTAACTCTGCAAAGTCCGCCTCACCGTTTTTCAATTCTTCTTTAAAGCGCACTAGCATCTGTTTTGCTTTTTCTTCGCTTAAAATAATTGATGGCTTAACCAGAATATGGCGCGAGTTAACTTCTTCAACGGTAACTTTCTCAATACCGCGAGTATCTAGTACTTTTAGAATGTGAAAGCCTGCGCCGCTTCGGATAGGACCAACAAGCGCATCTTTATCTTTATCTTGAATCGCTTCAGCGAAGAGTGTTGGCATAGCATTAATATTCAGCCAGCCCATATCACCACCTTCTAATGCTTCGTTACCCGATGATGAAGCAATGGCAATTTTAGCAAAATCAGAGCCCGACTCTAATAGTGAGATAACTTTATCTGCGCGGTCACGTGCTGCCTGAATGTCTTCGTCTGTTGGTTCAGGTGGGAAGCCAATAAGGATATGACCTAAACGGTATTCTGCCTGCGTTGCACCCTGTTGCTCCATTATTTCTATCAGCGTATCTATTTCTTGAGGCGTGATATAAACGCGGCGGCGTACGTTTGCGCGGCGTACTTCACCCATAATGATTTCTTCACGAATATCTTCGCGATAGTCATCGTATGCAATGCCTTCAGCGGCTAATTGCGCGCGAAGTTGTTCAACGGTCGCATTTTGATTGGCCGCAATATTACCAATGGTTTGCTCAAGTTGAGGGTCACTGATACGAATACCCATACGCTCAGCCATTTGTAGCTGAAGGCTCTTCGTAATTAAACGCTCAATAGCCTGTGTACGAAGCGCACGGTCTGAAGGTAGCTGTTGGTTGTTAGCTTCAGCGTTGCGCTTAACGTCTTGTACGAGGGCTTTAATTTCACTCTCAAGTATAACGCCTTGGTCAACAATTACAGCAACGCGGTCAAGCATTACTTCTTGTGCCACGCTATTAAACGAGAGTAGGGCACCTAACATCAATGCACGGATAATGAACTTCATACACACTCTTTTATTATTGGTTAATTGCTTTCAAGCGCTGCTGAGCGCTCAACTGCGGGTTAATTTAAACTATAAGGCTGGCGATAGCCAAACATACCGTCTTCAAGCATGCTTCTTTGGGTTCCCGACGAACCAATGCCTTTGAAGATAAACTGTAGCGAAACACCAGAGTCAAAATCATCCGTTGTTTGGACGCCACTGTCGTTGTAGCGGTTGTTCAAACTGCGCTGAGCAACAAGTCGAACTGCCCAGCAGCACGACTCATATTGAATACCTGCGTAGGTTTCCACACTTCGATTGCGCTCTAAATCTCGATAAGTACGTCCAACCCACTGCCAATTCTCAGAA encodes:
- a CDS encoding DUF192 domain-containing protein; translated protein: MGKSFFIVAALVLTLGCAKAQVDPVSSLNSVDFESITLEIGGKHYEVEYANTFEQRAQGLMFRKALCEDCGMFFKFSSPKFAGMWMKNTFVPLDVAFIDRNGVITDIKPLTPHSLESVGSSKEVLYALEMNQGWFAENNIKVGDQITID
- the lysC gene encoding lysine-sensitive aspartokinase 3; protein product: MTNALSIAKFGGTSVANYEVMQNCARIVAGNEKTRIVVVSASAGVTNHLVSLAHTPMTQQQIEETCQAIVDIEHAILNKLDDKDAVEPKLNDLLEEMRSLAFHEEILHRDDLKDQLLSMGERMSSLMFSSVLAEQGVKTMNFDVRKVLRTDSEFGEGAPQIEEIEKLAKQLLAPEIKDAIVVTQGFVGADEEGRTTTLGRGGSDFTAALLAEALDAESCEIWTDVTGVYTTDPRITPAAHPLPELSFEEAAEMATFGAKVLHPATMEPALRKDIKVFVGSSKEPEKGGTWIVRDCEHEPPYRAITRRKEQVMVTVKTPKMMYAQGFLQQVFAIIAKHKLSVDLVTTSEISVSFTLDNPANSVAQRLNKETIAELETICDVKVEKGYDLVTVVGNNMQTAIGVSSKILSAVSDFNLRMICFGANPHNLSFLVNETDSDDVVRKLHSALFE
- a CDS encoding SOUL family heme-binding protein, translating into MTINRLFNVETVQITNFKNSMLANFYRLSLLIATLLISTMSQSEPTYYKDTETLPYTVIKTLADDIEIRHYNQAVGVMSKGAEDTGAFNLLFNYISGENKTNSDISMTSPVEIGKRSQEIAMTSPVEVSSETMMFFLPSKYDMQSAPTPTNDNVSLVAVSERTVAAIRYSGFSSDSDKEEYTRKLHKVLEENNIETAGSPSYMGYDSPFTLPWNKRHEIIIPVEAL
- a CDS encoding HAMP domain-containing methyl-accepting chemotaxis protein encodes the protein MKITVATRVIGGFVAISALLIVISVVSLYNLNSIGSATEEVNDVALPTVAGSNALKASFLNMGRLTFESYIEEDLSDLKDKRASFDSAKDTFENEYNKLAQAVSNEPELRNTLNSVRESYDAYITNVEAMYKNHQMYLDLRNNIQDKLGDAEDNADDASTYLLDFSDLDAVQRDPNLRRAAEIGGQLETSLLSLLTVSYEYIKTETLVRSQTLGNEVDLVVEKVVTQLSEMVEAAGGRDDSGTLDDINDLVNDAINAIKANDGVVQLHVDRLERRNDAEQALNASDSNIAQGVVALENLLNLADKKASHIENQVNGAITTGNTFVIVVVLISIAVAAFIGYVTVRAITRPLYRVNELLTVASSGDLTHRLDDSAQDEFGLLARNCNTLIGNLKELITAINVRAEQLAAASEQTSAVTAQTTHSIQDQKSQIGQVATATTEMHSTSQLVVQNAEDTLSQIRHADAEAENVRQISLENKNTIEILSRDVQEAADVINKLHQDSASIGGILDVIRGVADQTNLLALNAAIEAARAGEQGRGFAVVADEVRTLASRTQESTQEINAMIEVLQAGAEKAVSVMDQGKEQTAACVAQTEKATQALDIITDAVHKAHDVSSQIEQSAREQNTVSQEISEKLETIVGIAEETTAGAQQTSESSHEVARLAEELQQSIRQFKV
- a CDS encoding symmetrical bis(5'-nucleosyl)-tetraphosphatase; amino-acid sequence: MSKGNTYVIGDIQGCYDGLRRVLDKVEFDETNDKLFAVGDLVARGEDSLSTLRFLKSLGSQFSSVLGNHDLHLLAVVNGIRKAKKSDKLEPLLNAADLTELVDWLRQFPLATKLNEQSIMVHAGLYPQWSIDDCVSLSDEVSNILKSDDYATFLSKMYGNTPDKWSDKLEEDERLRFIVNACTRMRFVHTDGTLDFDNKSHPSTVSNTANSTLKPWFEVENTKLTTSQRVIFGHWAALSGHTNNSQFVGLDTGYVWGQSMTLLNLDTSALISVTA
- the apaG gene encoding Co2+/Mg2+ efflux protein ApaG, which encodes MDVLDIKVRVKTRHLPEHLPSDSKQFAFAYHITIENNSEHTVQLLSRYWKITDANGKTSEVEGDGVVGKQPIMKAGEHFDYTSGAVIDTPVGNMEGYYVMELESGERFRVPINVFRLAIPSILH
- the rsmA gene encoding 16S rRNA (adenine(1518)-N(6)/adenine(1519)-N(6))-dimethyltransferase RsmA, with amino-acid sequence MSKTHLGHTARKRFGQNFLHDDYVIGKIVAAIAPKNEQNLVEIGPGLGALTDPVCEEVDALTVIELDRDLAKRLRHHPFNGEKLTVIEQDAMTMDFGALCKEMPVKDKKLRVFGNLPYNISTPLMFHLFDHAQCIEDMHFMLQKEVVNRLAAGPGSKNYGRLSVMAQYYCHVIPVLNVPPGAFKPPPKVDSAVVKLVPHQAPPVDVESVNTLERVCAQAFNQRRKTIRNSLKDSLSEEEIRELGIDPTSRAEVLSLNDFATIANAVSAKEHQQEQ
- the pdxA gene encoding 4-hydroxythreonine-4-phosphate dehydrogenase PdxA — translated: MSTPIKIAITPGEPAGIGPDLIIKLAQETWQAQLVVFADGDMLKARASALGLPLTLIDYDANNPQIQDAGSLFIKQIDKTADVIPGTLDSENGLYVVETLRQACQANMDGDFDAVVTGPVHKGIINKAGVSFSGHTEFFAYQSNTIDVVMLLATEGLNVALATTHIPLEYVAKAITRERLHKVIHIINTDLKLKFGINEPHIYVCGLNPHAGEDGHIGTEEIHTIVPALNELRDEGLKITGPLPADTIFQPKYLENADVVLAMYHDQGLPVLKYKGFGASVNITLGLPFVRTSVDHGTALDLAGTGEADAGSFRKALEKAIELAHHQQ
- the surA gene encoding peptidylprolyl isomerase SurA; amino-acid sequence: MCMKFIIRALMLGALLSFNSVAQEVMLDRVAVIVDQGVILESEIKALVQDVKRNAEANNQQLPSDRALRTQAIERLITKSLQLQMAERMGIRISDPQLEQTIGNIAANQNATVEQLRAQLAAEGIAYDDYREDIREEIIMGEVRRANVRRRVYITPQEIDTLIEIMEQQGATQAEYRLGHILIGFPPEPTDEDIQAARDRADKVISLLESGSDFAKIAIASSSGNEALEGGDMGWLNINAMPTLFAEAIQDKDKDALVGPIRSGAGFHILKVLDTRGIEKVTVEEVNSRHILVKPSIILSEEKAKQMLVRFKEELKNGEADFAELAKEYSEDPGSALRGGELGWSDPGNYVPEFKEALSQLEPGEYSDPVRTVHGWHLIQLNDRRMDDATDKRKEEKASQLIFNRKFSEETENWLREMRDAAYVEVVES